Genomic DNA from Sphingomonas sp. IW22:
AGTGAAGGCCCGATCGCCCTTCGCACAGCAGAGAAACCGCAAATCTCGGGATCAAATCCACGCCCTCCCGGGAATGATCAGACCAAAATACCCCCAAACCCCAGTTCTTCGATCCATCCACTTTGGCCAGCCATAGTTTTTAGGAGAGGATGCCTGAAAGGCCCGACAATGCTGCATCTGCGAGCGGTCGTGTGCAAGTGCAAAATACGCAAGCGTGAAAATTAGGAAAGCATCCAGGAGAAACTGTCGCGAATATATCTCGACAATTGAGTACGCGACTGACCACATCTTTCGGCCATCCCGGACTAATATCAGCTGATCAAAGACCTGTGTTGATGCGCTATGCCCTACTCGTGCAGGGGATTTCAAAAGGCAATCTCAATCATCTGTCTTTCTTGACCGTCCCACCATCTTTGATTTCCGGCATTCAACGATGTTTTCTCTGTCCCAGGAATCGAGTTCCTCAACAGGATAAAGCACCGCTTTGCCGATTTTTATGTATCGTGGTCCGATCTTGAGTGATCGCCAATTCTCAAGCGTGTGGAGTGTTACGACACCGCGATAGCGCTCAGAAACTTCCTCGGGAGTCAAGAATCGGTTCTCAGCCACGCGTTCCTACCTCCGGATACGATGATGCTTCATCATGTGGTTGTTCCAACCAGGGAAGACCCGCGAGCGTGATCAGGCCTTCAGCCGAAAATGGTCTAAGGAAGAGTGGGAGGGAGGAGAAAAGCGAGGTGCGGTCATGAATGGCACAGGACCTTTCAGGCTTCCATGAAAGGCGTTTGGACGCGTTTCTTCCGCTGCGCGATTCCCTCTCCCGGCAACATATGCTAGAAGAACTGCCAGAAAGGTTTTGCCCGTGATTTCCGCAAACGAATCCAGCCAATTGGAGATGGACCGCGTCGAGACACCCCATATCTCGCCGCGCGCTGCCGACTGGTTCTGGCGCCCATGGTATGCAAAACTGACCTGGGTCCTGACCCTGCTCTACTGGGTCGGTCTCGAGCTGATGATCACCATCCCCTTTGACCAGCTCAACATCTACCTGGTCAACACCATGGTCCTGCTGATCTTCGTCTTCAATCCGATCACGGTAATAGCGGTATTGGGATATGGCTTCCTCAAAGCCAAGGTCGCATGCGGTGAATGGGTGATAACACCGGAACCGCCCTCGCAAAGGCCGATGATCGATCCTTATACGGACCCGTTTGATATACGATCTGGCAGCAGCTACCACAGACGCGTCGGCTTGATGAAGGATAGGCATTAGGGATCCCGGCGCTCCTTATAGCTGGAGTCACCGTCTGCGGGGCCATGATCCCGATCCAACAACAATCGACCTGAACTCAGGATCGACGATTGTTCCATCGAAGTAAGAGGGGCTGTGACCTGCATAGTGCCGCGACCGGAATCTGCTTGTTCCAAATAACGATTGCGAAGCCCTTGATTCCCGAGAACTCCCTCACTCAATTCCTTTGCGAACGCTTCCTCAGGGCGTCCCGAACGGGCGGCAGCCTTCTCCGCTGAGGCGATGACCTCACGAACATCGTAATTCACGATGTCCATCGATGACTGCGCCGAAACAGTCGCAGCTCCCCGGTCGGAGATATCCATTCCCAGCTTGCCACTCAGCGATCCTGTGGCGCTACCTGAGGTTCCCGCTTTACCTTTGTCACCCTTGTTGCCACTGCCAACACCCCTGCTGGCGGTTGCGGAGAGGTCACCCGACACGCTTTGAGTGTTTGAAGTCTGATGGTCTGCATTTCGAGAAAGCGATCGTTGCCACCCCGTCTGCGCAATGATCGCGGAAACGTCGCGCTCCAGCGTATCGGCCACCTGCGGTTTCAGCCGCCAGTTGCCTCGTCGATCCATCTCGAACCCACCACGCAGCCAGTTGGCCATGACGGCCTGACCTTCCGGGCCACTGCCCAGGAAATGCTCGATCGTGTCGGGGCCCGCCTGCTTACCGGCCTCGAAACGCGTACTCGTGTCATTGCGGGCGGACTGGCTAAACCCGGTGCTACTGGAAACGAGCAGATCATTATGGGCAAAGCTGAACCGGGCATGCCCGCCATTGGCAATGGCGCCAAGCTGGCTCTCGTTGATCAGGCCGCCCCGCCACATCTGCGCCGCGAGTTCCGGTGTCAGATTGAGGCTGAGGTCACCATTTTGATCCATGGCTATCTGGCGCCTGGACATTTCGACGCCATGCGCGCGCAGCAGCGCCTGGGTGCGGGTAAGGCGCTCCTTGTCGACGATTCCGGTCAGGCGTTCATTGCGCGCGCGATCGGCGATGCCTTCCGCGCCGCCCTCGGCCATATCGACCTGATTGCCTGCAGTACCGGCGAGTGCGCGGATGAAGGAATCGAGGCGAGCCGCTTCCCGGACCGATACACCGGCGGCCGCCGCGCCTTCGGCAAAGCCCGCATTGTCCGCCTGCCGCCGCTGCTCGCCGATCTGGGCATTGCTGCGTACCCCGTCGGGCCCGATCTCGCGCTGCGCATCGAGCTTGCCCGACCGCTCGGCAAAATCATAGCCTGCAGCCTCCCGCGTGCGCCCATAGACGCTGGTGCCTTCGCGTGCCGCTTCAGCGGTCGCACCATCGGCCGTGCCGACCTGCACGGCGGCATTGTAAATCTCCAGCGCGCGCAGGACCTGCGCCTCGTTGCGCCCGGTCGCGCGCGAGAGTTGGCTGATCGCGCTCGATCGCGCCTCGCCTGAAAGTGCATTGATGAACCCGATGCGCCGGCTGGTTTCGGTGACGGAAAGACCCAGCATGGCCGCAGCCTGCCGTTGTCCCTGATTTCCGCCCGTTCGATGCGCCTGCTCGGTCGCGACATTGCCGCGCTCGACGGCGGCAACCCTGTCGCCCGCATAGTCGCGCCGGCCTTCCATCGCGCCAACCTGCGTCTGCGCCGCAGTCAGATCATTGCGCAGCATCTGCTCCTGATCGAAGGCATTGGCCGTCAGCTTGGCGAACGTCGGATCGGCGCTCGCCTGCGCGATGACCGTCGATGCCTTGAGCGCGGCATCCTTCGCATCATAGCCGCTGCGCTCAAAATGGCGCTGCGCGCCCGATTGCATCATGTCGTAGGCGCGCTGGTCGCCGAACGCCTTCCACTGCACCATATTCTGCGCGAAGGCTGCAAAGGCGCGTTCGCCGCCCTGGCCTTGGCCGAAATAAGTCGTGCCAAGCTTACGCAGTGCATCGCCCTGGGCAAAATTGTGGATCGCCGAAGTCGCGGCATTGGCGCGTACCGCGCGCGCAGTCGCCGGATCGCTCAGATCCCGGCCCACAAGGGCAGGGGAGAGCCCGCCCAGTTCCCGCGCGGCGTCCGCCCGGCCGAGACCGAAGGCTGCAGTTCCCGCCGCGCCGCCGCCCTGTTCGCCGAGCACGGATCCGGCCGACGCGAAGCTACGGTCCAGACCGAAGCTGCTACGCTCTCCAAAATCGCCGAAGCCTGAGGATGCAGCGCGCCGCGACATGGTACCACCGGCCGAGGCCTGCGCCTCTAGGGCCGAGGCATAGCCCTCGCTCGTTCCGACGGTCGCGGCCACCATGCTGCCCTGACCTTGCACACCGAGCATGCCGGAAGTGAAGGCAGTGAACATGTTGCCCGAGAAGCGGAACACGGTGAAGACGAACGCGCCGGCAAGGCCCGCCGCGGCAGTCCGAAACGACCCGAAGATGGCAAGCGCCTTCATCGCCGCCGAGGGCGCGAGGATCCAGCTATCGGCGGCGACATTGGTCGCCCGCAACTCGGCCAGGACGTCCATCGCCCTGCCGAGGGTGAGCTGGTAGATGCCGGCATCGATGACGCCCCAGAGCGCGACGAACACGAAGAGGCCGAGCGCGAAGCTCGCGACCCGCAGGTTGATCGGCGTCAGGATGAAGAGCAATGCGATTGGCATCATCATCAGCATGATCGCGAAGACCGAGGCGCGGATGGTCGGCATCCATTCGTTGGCGGTCGAGAGCGTGGCGAGTCCGTTGGATTCGATCGCCCGGTTGGCCATCACACGCGCGGTTGCCGCCGGGGAATCCTCGAACAGGACGTCGCCGACGGTCTGGCCGAGCAGGATGTTGGTCAGGAACTTCTGCCGGCTCATGGAATGACCCAGCATCATGTCGCCCAGCGCATCGATCTGCTGGCGACAGCGATCGCGCTGGGCCGCCTGGGTCACGTCGAAGCCGGTACGCGCGCAGACCTGGTCGCTATAAGCGTCGAACAGCGTGCTGTCCGAAAGGCGATCGGCGATATAGCCCCATGCTTCCTCGCAACTCATCGTCGAGCCGGCCTTGTCGCTTGCCGTGTACACGGTCGAGAAGGTTGCCGGTCCCGCCATCGCCGCGAAGGAGGCCGGAAGATCGGTCGACGTCCGGAAGAGCTGATCGTCGTCGACCCCATAGGCCGGCGACACGCGGGCGACCGGATAGCATTGCCGCACATAATCCTTCACCGTCGCATCGAGGAAGGTGTCCACGATCGGGCTGCGGGGACTTACGGCGTTCAGGAACAGGTCGAATGCATGGCCGCCGGCGCCAAATTCCAGCTTGGCATTGGGATCGGTTGTATTGTCGTCGATAGTCTCGGCAAGCGCCCGCTCCATGAGGTTGGTAACGCCGGCAACGAGCACGATGAGATTGGGGACGTCACCGACCGGCTGATAGGCGTTACGCACCCGGTCGTAGATGTGGATCGTGCCGGTCGTAGCGATCATCCCGGCGAACAAGCCGATACCGATCAGCATCTGGAAACCGAAGGCCACAAGGCCCATGCCGGAGCCCTTGATGCTCGCCAGAACCGCACCCAGCCCGATCCCGGCAACCGCGATGATCACGACCAGCGTTTCGTACCGCGGATCGCCGAACATCATCGCGACCAGGTGAAACGCATCGACGGTCTCCGAGAAGCCGTCCCATGTGTGATAGCTCGCGTCGATCGCCAGCGCGGGCGTCGCGCCCAGACACCCGACAAGAGCGAGGAACAGGCGGATCATGTGACGCATGGCCCGCCTCACCGGTGGCGATTGGCGTTGGCGCCAGCGGCGTCGCGAGCATCGCGGTCGCGCTGGCGGACGACACCCGCATAATTCGCCGAGAGGTTCGCCTGGTTCATGGCAGCCATGTAGGACTGGCGCATCTGCGCGCGTTGGCGCAGTACCTCGTCTCGCAACTCGCGCAACTGCTCGATGCCCTTGGTCAGGATACGGGTCTGGCAGATGTTCGTATTCTCGGCATCCGAAGCGCCCGCTGTCGTCACACCGCGTTCGGCATTCTGCAGTGCGAAGTCGATCGAACGGGTCAGATCGTTCAGCATCTGATAGGCGAGGGTGAGAGCCACCAGCTCATCGGTGTCGGCGATGACGCTATCGGTCAGGCCCTGCCGCACGCCCCATTCGAGCAGACGATAGACCGGCAGTGTCCGCACATTGGCGACGAACTGCTTTTCCTCCGTGGTCAGCGCCGCGCGCGTCCGGATCTTGACGGAGATCGCCTCCATCCGCTCGCGCGCCAGTATGAGCGCGCCGCGGCCAGCGCCGTTCACCGAACAATCCGCTGCGGTCGCGGGGATGTTGAGCGCCCGCGTCGGCACGCGACCGGTCAGGAAATCGTCGGCGCTCTCGGTATCCTGGCGCGGGCAGGCGGGAATGGCCGAGAAGAGCGGCACCTTGTCGTTGGCATCCCAGCGCATGTAGACGTCGCCGACCCGGGCCCGCATGACGCCCGCCCAGTCGGATGCGCCGACGCGCGCGGCCGCGTGCGCCAGCAGCGATCCGGTCTTGAAGATATCCGTGACCTCGGCCGGGCAATTGGCGAGCGCTTCCTTCAGATCCTCGGTCGGATTGCCCTTGTTGGCCTGGATCTTCTCGCGGCTCTGCTGCCAACTATTGGTATAGCCTTCGCGGATCGACTTGTAGCCGGTCATCTCCTCGACGATGCCGGACATATTGTCGTCGCCCTTCGCAATTTGAACCATGCGATTGGCAAGACGACAGTCGTTTACCTGAATAGAGTTCAGGAAATTGGTCGCCGCCTCCATCTTTGAAATAATATTACCCATCTTCTCGTCCAGCGTTTCCAGAAGATACTGGAAGGCGACGGCCGGCGCGGCCTGCAGGATCGTTTCCAGCTTCTGGACCAGATAATCGGGATCGAGGAACGACATGCCGCCAAGGAACATGTCGATGCCGCCGCAGCCCGCCTTCACCTTGGGCAGCGTCAGGCTCATCAGATAGTCGTCATGGACATCGACCCGGCCCGACATGCCACCGGCGGTGACATAGCCGCGTGTCTGGTCCTCGAAGCTGCCGGGCGAAGTATAGGTGACATTATCGAACCAGCTCTCGGCCCAACCCTGGGCGTGGGCCGGAACTGTCTGGCCGCACGAAGCGACAATCAGGACCAGCGTGGAGATCAGGCGCCGATGGGAAATGACCATGACGAATTTCCTTGAGACGAAAGAGCGAAATACGGGCCGCCTGCAGCGCCATGGCGCGAGCCACTAACCTTGCAAATCTGGAGTGATGATCCATAAATGCGCGGATGATCGAGAGGCGTATCAAGGTGGATCTGGCGGCAACGATCGACAGAAGCCCGGCAGTTGCGCTGCTGGGGCCTCGACAGGTCGGCAAGACGACGCTGGCTCAGGAGATCGCCAGGATGCGTCCCTCGCTCTATCTCGACCTTGAATCCGAGGCGGATCGTGCGCGTCTGGCGGAACCGGAACTCTATCTTGCCGGGCATGAGGACAAGCTGGTCATCCTCGATGAAGTTCATCGTGCGCCCAACCTTTTCCAGATCCTGCGCGGCGTGATCGACCGGGGGCGTCGCAAGGGATTGCGAAGCGGCCGCTTCCTGTTGCTCGGCTCCGCGTCGATCGAACTTCTGCGGCAATCGGGAGAAAGCCTGGCTGGCCGGATCAGCTATCTCGAAATGCGACCGCTGGATGCGCTCGAAATTCCCGAGGCGCAGATTGAGCGATTGTGGGCACGCGGCGGGTTTCCCGACAGCTTCCTTGCGAAAAGCGACGCACTGAGCCAGCGCTGGAGACAGGATTTCATCCGCACCTATCTGGAGCGCGACGTGCCCATGCTGGGGCCGCGCATTCCTGCGGAAACCTTGCGACGCTTCTGGACGATGCTCGCCCATCATCAGGCGGGTTTGCACAATGCCGCCGAACTCGCCCGCTCGATCGGCGTCGATGGCAAGACCATAGCGACCTGGCTCGACCTGTTGGTCGACATGTTGCTCGTTCGCCGTCTCGAACCCTGGCACAGCAACAGCGGCAAGCGCCTGGTCAAGAGTCCGCGCATCTATGTGCGCGACAGCGGCCTCGTTCACAGCCTGCTTGGCCTTGCAACCATCGACGACATTCTGGGGCATCCCGTCGTCGGCGCCAGTTGGGAAGGTTTCGTGATTGAAACTCTGATCGCCGCCGCGCCGGAAGGAACGCAGGCCCATTTCTATCGCACGTCGGCCGGCGCTGAAATCGATCTGCTGCTCACACTCCCTGGGGGCAAGCGCTGGGCCATCGAGATCAAGCGCAGCCTCACACCCAAAGTGGAACGCGGCTTCCATCATGCTTGCGCCGATCTCGAACCCCAGCGGCGTGTCGTCATTTATCCTGGGCGCGAACCGTTCCCGCTCGGCCACGGCATAGAGGCAATGCCACTTGTATTGCTGGGCCAGCAACTGGTGGCGCAGCACTGAGCAGACAGGGACAACGGGCGGAACTCTGCTGGAACATTGCAACACGGGCGGCACAGCTCTCATGGCCGCCTCCCGCTCTGCTCGCCTGTCCCACCGACGATCCCGGTGAATTTCGACATGGCGCGCACGCCGATCGCTGCCCGGGTACCGGTCAGCATCCGGGCAGCAAGCCATGCATTACGCGCGATGTTGACGCCATGGTCAGTGCCGATCGCGATCGGTACCATACGACCCGGATCAGCCAGTGGCCGCACCCATGCGACCGGGTTCCCGACCCAGGGAAGGCCCAGGCGCCCCGATCTCAGCGCCGCCTCATCTTGTCGCAACGTTCGGACCTGCCAGCCATAGCGTCCGCGGAATGCGAGAAGCTTCGTCCAGAGATCGCCGCAGGGCAGGCAGCCGGACGCCGTGCTCATCTCGATCACATAGAGCGATGCCTGGCCGCGCAGCATGGTCTCGAAGTCGGGCGGAAAATCGCGCGTCACCGGCACGCGGGTCAGCCACTCACGTAACTCGGCTTCGGTTGCAACGGGATGAATCGCCGCGCGCATCGCCTGCTCTCGCGTGATGGGCTGCGCGCAGGCGGGGACCGGAGAGCCGGACAGCAGCACAATACCAAATATCAGCGGGAGCTGTCCGACTTCGGCAATGCTACCTTGAAGGTAAGGGGATTTTTTCTTACAATCCGTTTTTGGAAGGACGAGTCTTATGAATGCAGTCACCATCACGACCAGGGGGCAGATCACGCTGCGCAAGGAACTGCTCCAGCACCTTGGCGTCCATCCCGGCGACAAAATCGGCTTCGATAAGCTGCCGGGCGGCGAAATCCGGATTCGGGCGGTCAGGCCAAAAGGCAAGATTGTCGATTTCGTCGGATGCCTGAAGCGGGAGGGCCAACGGCCTGTCTCGATTGAAGAGATGAACGAGGCGATCCGGAAGGGCTGGGCAGGCCAGTTGTGAAGATCACTGCCGATAC
This window encodes:
- a CDS encoding conjugal transfer protein TraG N-terminal domain-containing protein, which gives rise to MRHMIRLFLALVGCLGATPALAIDASYHTWDGFSETVDAFHLVAMMFGDPRYETLVVIIAVAGIGLGAVLASIKGSGMGLVAFGFQMLIGIGLFAGMIATTGTIHIYDRVRNAYQPVGDVPNLIVLVAGVTNLMERALAETIDDNTTDPNAKLEFGAGGHAFDLFLNAVSPRSPIVDTFLDATVKDYVRQCYPVARVSPAYGVDDDQLFRTSTDLPASFAAMAGPATFSTVYTASDKAGSTMSCEEAWGYIADRLSDSTLFDAYSDQVCARTGFDVTQAAQRDRCRQQIDALGDMMLGHSMSRQKFLTNILLGQTVGDVLFEDSPAATARVMANRAIESNGLATLSTANEWMPTIRASVFAIMLMMMPIALLFILTPINLRVASFALGLFVFVALWGVIDAGIYQLTLGRAMDVLAELRATNVAADSWILAPSAAMKALAIFGSFRTAAAGLAGAFVFTVFRFSGNMFTAFTSGMLGVQGQGSMVAATVGTSEGYASALEAQASAGGTMSRRAASSGFGDFGERSSFGLDRSFASAGSVLGEQGGGAAGTAAFGLGRADAARELGGLSPALVGRDLSDPATARAVRANAATSAIHNFAQGDALRKLGTTYFGQGQGGERAFAAFAQNMVQWKAFGDQRAYDMMQSGAQRHFERSGYDAKDAALKASTVIAQASADPTFAKLTANAFDQEQMLRNDLTAAQTQVGAMEGRRDYAGDRVAAVERGNVATEQAHRTGGNQGQRQAAAMLGLSVTETSRRIGFINALSGEARSSAISQLSRATGRNEAQVLRALEIYNAAVQVGTADGATAEAAREGTSVYGRTREAAGYDFAERSGKLDAQREIGPDGVRSNAQIGEQRRQADNAGFAEGAAAAGVSVREAARLDSFIRALAGTAGNQVDMAEGGAEGIADRARNERLTGIVDKERLTRTQALLRAHGVEMSRRQIAMDQNGDLSLNLTPELAAQMWRGGLINESQLGAIANGGHARFSFAHNDLLVSSSTGFSQSARNDTSTRFEAGKQAGPDTIEHFLGSGPEGQAVMANWLRGGFEMDRRGNWRLKPQVADTLERDVSAIIAQTGWQRSLSRNADHQTSNTQSVSGDLSATASRGVGSGNKGDKGKAGTSGSATGSLSGKLGMDISDRGAATVSAQSSMDIVNYDVREVIASAEKAAARSGRPEEAFAKELSEGVLGNQGLRNRYLEQADSGRGTMQVTAPLTSMEQSSILSSGRLLLDRDHGPADGDSSYKERRDP
- a CDS encoding conjugal transfer protein TraH; this translates as MVISHRRLISTLVLIVASCGQTVPAHAQGWAESWFDNVTYTSPGSFEDQTRGYVTAGGMSGRVDVHDDYLMSLTLPKVKAGCGGIDMFLGGMSFLDPDYLVQKLETILQAAPAVAFQYLLETLDEKMGNIISKMEAATNFLNSIQVNDCRLANRMVQIAKGDDNMSGIVEEMTGYKSIREGYTNSWQQSREKIQANKGNPTEDLKEALANCPAEVTDIFKTGSLLAHAAARVGASDWAGVMRARVGDVYMRWDANDKVPLFSAIPACPRQDTESADDFLTGRVPTRALNIPATAADCSVNGAGRGALILARERMEAISVKIRTRAALTTEEKQFVANVRTLPVYRLLEWGVRQGLTDSVIADTDELVALTLAYQMLNDLTRSIDFALQNAERGVTTAGASDAENTNICQTRILTKGIEQLRELRDEVLRQRAQMRQSYMAAMNQANLSANYAGVVRQRDRDARDAAGANANRHR
- a CDS encoding ATP-binding protein: MIERRIKVDLAATIDRSPAVALLGPRQVGKTTLAQEIARMRPSLYLDLESEADRARLAEPELYLAGHEDKLVILDEVHRAPNLFQILRGVIDRGRRKGLRSGRFLLLGSASIELLRQSGESLAGRISYLEMRPLDALEIPEAQIERLWARGGFPDSFLAKSDALSQRWRQDFIRTYLERDVPMLGPRIPAETLRRFWTMLAHHQAGLHNAAELARSIGVDGKTIATWLDLLVDMLLVRRLEPWHSNSGKRLVKSPRIYVRDSGLVHSLLGLATIDDILGHPVVGASWEGFVIETLIAAAPEGTQAHFYRTSAGAEIDLLLTLPGGKRWAIEIKRSLTPKVERGFHHACADLEPQRRVVIYPGREPFPLGHGIEAMPLVLLGQQLVAQH
- a CDS encoding AbrB/MazE/SpoVT family DNA-binding domain-containing protein yields the protein MNAVTITTRGQITLRKELLQHLGVHPGDKIGFDKLPGGEIRIRAVRPKGKIVDFVGCLKREGQRPVSIEEMNEAIRKGWAGQL